A portion of the Tachypleus tridentatus isolate NWPU-2018 unplaced genomic scaffold, ASM421037v1 Hic_cluster_1, whole genome shotgun sequence genome contains these proteins:
- the LOC143241664 gene encoding alpha/beta hydrolase domain-containing protein 17B-like has protein sequence MPKKSDMNGLSFSDICCLFCCPPFPSRIAAKLAFLPPEATYSFTPDEAGTKFTLKLSDRAEWQYSQKELENFEVFYTRTSRGNRIACMYVRCSPSARYTVLFSHGNAVDLGQMSSFYLGLGSRINCNIFSYDYSGYGISSDKPYEKNLYADIDAAWHALRTKYGVSPENIIVYGQSIGTVPTVDLASRYEVGAVILHSPLTSGMRVAFPNTKRTWFFDAFPSIDKIHKVSSPVLVIHGTEDEVIEFSHGLAIYERCPRAVEPLWVEGAGHNDVELYGQYLEASEALCIRGAG, from the exons ATGCCGAAAAAGTCGGATATGAATGGATTATCGTTCAGTGACATCTGTTGTCTCTTTTGTTGTCCACCGTTTCCCTCTAGAATTGCTGCAAAGTTGGCGTTCCTTCCCCCAGAAGCAACATATTCATTTACTCCTGATGAAGCTGGGACAAAGTTCACTCTCAAATTATCAGACAGAGCTGAATGGCAATATTCACAGAAAGAATTAGAAAACTTTGAGGTGTTTTATACCCGAACGTCCAGAGGAAATCGCATAGCATGTATGTACGTACGTTGTTCCCCTAGTGCAAGATATACAGTGCTTTTCAGTCATGGAAATGCTGTTGATTTAGGACAAATGAGCAGTTTTTACTTAGGTTTAGGGTCTCGgataaattgtaatatatttagttaTGATTATTCAGGCTATGGAATTAGTAGCGATAAACCATACGAAAAAAACTTGTATGCTGACATTGATGCAGCTTGGCATGCATTGAGAACAAAATATGGTGTGAGCCCAGAAAATATCATTGTTTATGGCCAAAGTATAGGAACTGTCCCAACTGTGGACTTGGCGTCTAGATATGAAGTGGGTGCAGTTATTTTACACTCACCATTGACCTCTGGAATGAGAGTTGCCTTTCCAAACACCAAAAGGACTTGGTTTTTTGATGCGTTTCCAAG CATTGATAAGATTCATAAAGTGTCTTCACCTGTGCTGGTGATCCACGGAACTGAGGACGAGGTTATAGAATTTTCTCACGGTCTTGCTATTTATGAGAGATGTCCTCGAGCAGTGGAGCCACTGTGGGTGGAAGGTGCTGGCCACAACGACGTTGAACTTTATGGACAATACCTGGAAGCGTCTGAAGCACTTTGTATCCGTGGAGCTGGTTAA